A region from the Linepithema humile isolate Giens D197 chromosome 1, Lhum_UNIL_v1.0, whole genome shotgun sequence genome encodes:
- the LOC105670195 gene encoding uncharacterized protein, translated as MELGTSIKMNVESPSSSSNASSSISAISSKNKESTISKNNFSRFKTIHETLLKHPQGTNILKAINGIFTEDDRQSLVRILTSELVKVHGDNYYPPEEAKIALAENIVKEFPKLRDCEAKKGHELYYDSVTKRGFIEYRLWTMRKHISPTKKKYIQAAMKRRNVNKILFSEKNSDEEHNGLLPENLYKEKISWMKFKMPSNANKSSISECMSITMNNRRKWIMENAVSIDEICDEFPRLTDYSGEMFDEEFERLYKGASDKFLARFAPFYVQRILIYCSTARPDLFKKSAFIQDDTLRAITLLADLLPVSNAVRKGKRKRKGASKENLSKGKNIIDKREHGEMYTATFPNPSLLQIWPEGTNIEAQTEKLRSESKGPIQPYIILIKGQSTQYFIQADNRTLTLNNNSPIMALDLLFKTYYVFNVKCPETLIYFFNFLENYCFKISDKVQHALVSSVHINICNITVDNIA; from the exons ATGGAATTAGGAACttctataaaaatgaatgttGAAAGTCCATCTTCCAGTAGTAATGCTTCTTCATCTATATCAGCTATTTCTAGTAAAAATAAGGAATCTACAAtatccaaaaataatttttcg cgTTTCAAAACAATTCATGAGACTCTTTTGAAGCATCCTCAAGGTACTAACATTTTGAAAGCCATAAATGGCATATTCACAGAAGATGATAGACAAAGCCTCGTGAGGATTTTAACATCCGAGTTAGTAAAAGTTCATGGAGATAATTA tTATCCACCTGAAGAAGCTAAAATAGCCCTCGCtgaaaatatcgtaaaagAATTTCCAAAATTACGAGACTGTGAAGCAAAAAAAGGACAT gAACTTTATTATGATTCAGTTACAAAGAGAGGCTTCATTGAATATCGTCTTTGGACGATGAGAAAACATATTTCACctaccaagaaaaaatatattcaggcAGCAATGAAAAGacgaaatgtaaataaaatattgttttctgaaaaaaattcagatgAGGAACATAATGGTTTACTTCctgaaaatttgtataaagaaAAG ATTTCATggatgaaatttaaaatgccGTCAAATGCCAATAAGTCTTCTATATCCGAATGTATGAGTATTACAATGAATAACCGAAGAAAATGGATTATGGAAAATGCCGTTTCAATAGATGAAATATGTGATGAATTTCCTCGATTAACTGATTATTCTGGGGAGATG tttGATGAGGAATTTGAAAGGTTATATAAAGGAGCTTCTGATAAATTCTTAGCAAGATTTGCCCCTTTTTATGTACAAAGAATCCTTATATATTGCAGTACAGCAAGACCagacttatttaaaaaatcagctTTTATTCAAGAtg atACTCTTCGTGCCATAACTCTTCTGGCAGATTTACTTCCTGTATCAAATGCTGTTaggaaaggaaaaagaaaaagaaaaggagcAAGCAaggaaaatttatcaaaaggg aagaacattattgataaaagagAACATGGTGAAATGTATACTGCAACATTTCCAAATCCTTCTTTACTACAGATATGGCCT GAAGGAACAAACATAGAGGCCCAAACTGAGAAACTTAGAAGTGAATCCAAAGGTCCTATTCAGccctatattattttaatcaaaggaCAATctacacaatattttattcaggcTGATAATCGCACTCTAACTTTGAACAATAACTCGCCTATTATGGCACTTGATTTGttgtttaaaacatattatgtTTTCAATGTGAAGTGTCCAGAaacactaatttatttttttaatttcttagaaaactATTGCTTTAAAATATCCGATAAAGTACAACATGCTTTGGTTTCTTCtgttcatattaatatttgcaatataacagtagataatattgcataa
- the LOC105670197 gene encoding uncharacterized protein: MDYKKYYKSDCDGTYTLHFLNTNKFSPDEIKEIFSKFGEVLAVNVTSTETGFRFVKYKTLDAAKNCLDGLKDNNEITILPEKKDQYKRMDKNSSQKQTGNTDKQSNGNFMYNKKFSETKFQKERLTYNTRTSNYGNKTDDADSFLNTTFSNIGFLNTGSEATSHGYKSNTYEIKASDKQDVFKEKHSLPQKRSFNSNSSSNGINYERYYKLLKDGTYMMHFVNKKNFSVDKMRNIFSEYGPVLSVSPGGDNNRLVFVRYRSTDHIISCLNGLQNNNLINILPHKDKIIQADQKDLNQRQMTVEDSHQKILDGKQVNSTFTSETGAIRKQAHIINNIKTSDWDNRSNNSADIDSQSSRHNHKSNTTKCEKPSSQIVKTKLHSSTKIEGNTHINKNMCDNKTSMLNYDTEIMQKEFVCPLQSKDASSKIRIIPLQEIIVANIPGDYDVHYILHLFRKYDPISATFINVTFETNIRYCRVYFKTIQDAVAVEKEFDNYVLSGKNLIVLRESKLTEES; this comes from the coding sequence ATGGATTACAAGAAGTATTACAAGTCAGATTGTGATGGAACTTATACTTTACATTTCCTCAATACGAACAAATTTAGTCCCGATGaaataaaggaaatattttcaaaatttggaGAAGTTTTAGCTGTTAATGTTACTTCTACTGAAACTGGATTTagatttgtgaaatataaaacattagaTGCAGCAAAAAATTGCTTAGATGGCTTGAaggataataatgaaattactaTATTACCAGAAAAGAAAGATCAATACAAAAGAATGGATAAAAATTCAAGTCAAAAGCAAACAGGCAACACTGACAAACAATCTAATGGAaactttatgtataataaaaaattctcagaaacaaaatttcaaaaggAAAGATTAACTTATAACACAAGAACTTCTAATTATGGTAATAAAACTGATGATGCTGacagttttttaaatactactttttcaaatattggttttttaaatactgGTTCTGAAGCAACAAGTCATGGCTATAAATCTAATACATATGAAATTAAAGCAAGTGATAAACAAGATGTATTCAAGGAAAAGCATTCATTACCTCAAAAGAGAAGTTTTAATAGCAATTCTTCAAGCAAtggaataaattatgaaagatattataaactattaaaGGATGGGACTTATATGATGcattttgtaaacaaaaagAATTTCAGTGTAgacaaaatgagaaatatattttcagaatatgGACCAGTATTATCTGTATCTCCTGGTGGAGATAATAATAGACTTGTATTTGTAAGATATAGAAGTACAGATCATATAATAAGCTGTCTAAACggtttacaaaataataatctgaTAAACATACTACCACacaaagacaaaataattcaagcAGATCAGAAAGATTTAAATCAACGGCAGATGACAGTGGAAGATTCACATCAAAAGATCCTTGATGGAAAACAAGTTAATTCGACATTCACTTCTGAAACGGGAGCTATAAGGAAGCAAGcccatattataaataatataaaaacttctGATTGGGATAACAGATCTAATAACTCTGCAGATATTGATTCTCAAAGTTCTAGGCATAATCATAAATCAAATACAACCAAGTGTGAGAAACCTAGTTCACAGATAGTCAAAACTAAGTTACATTCTTCAACAAAAATAGAAGGGAATACtcatataaataagaatatgtGTGATAATAAAACATCTATGTTAAATTATGACACAGAAATAATGCAGAAAGAATTTGTTTGCCCATTACAGTCTAAGGATGCCTCGTctaaaatcagaattattcCACTCCAAGAAATAATTGTTGCAAACATTCCTGGAGATTATGATGTACATTatattctacatttatttagaaaatatgatCCAATTTCAgcaacatttataaatgtaacttTTGAAACTAACATACGATATTGtcgcgtttattttaaaactatacAAGATGCAGTAGCTGttgaaaaagaatttgataattatgttTTGTCTGGAAAGAATCTTATTGTTTTAAGAGAATCAAAGTTGACAGAAGAAAGCTAA
- the LOC105670201 gene encoding surfeit locus protein 6 homolog: MQLTMLKKFDKKAVHQMLITEDKFISDIFSVMPLPMRELEQRNCSSMTKEQTTKKVKVFTVPGRKTKRAQTFEKLHAKLEELKSVKKLDYKQKLLKKSLKTRIKKKSKREERLLQKKLARTEQNAASSSKIKTDNEEIPKVPKPKPVFNSEGKMVFSKFDFSEIGIKKKLPKNENDPRKILQQLQQKKEKLKQLEEFGEKEKAEDIKEKDAWKSALAKASGEKVKDDPELLKRTIKRNEQKKKHSAKKWNSRIENVQKSIQERQEKRQENIMKRKKEKKVNKLKKAAKKGRGFISGF, encoded by the exons ATGCAATTAACGATGTTAAAAAAGTTCGATAAGAAGGCAGTACACCAAATGCTTATAACAGAGGATAAATTCATTTCGGATATATTCTCCGTAATGCCTTTACCTATGCGCGAATTag aGCAGCGAAATTGTTCATCTATGACAAAGGAACAGACAACAAAAAAAG tcaAGGTTTTTACAGTGCCAGgtagaaaaacaaaaagagcacagacttttgaaAAGTTGCATGCAAAGTTAGAGGAATTAAAGAGTGTAAAAAAGTTGGATTATAAACAGAAACttcttaaaaaaagtttaaaaaccagaatcaagaaaaaatcaaaaagagaAGAACGTTTGCTACAGAAGAAGCTTGCTAGGACAGAACAAAATGCAGCTAgtagtagtaaaataaaaactgacaATGAGGAAATACCGAAAGTTCCAAAACCAAAACCAGTATTCAATTCAGAAGGTAAAATGGTATTTAGTAAGTTTGACTTCTCTgaaattggtataaaaaagaagttacctaaaaatgaaaatgatcctagaaaaattttacaacaactacaacaaaaaaaagaaaaattgaagcaATTAGAAGAATTTGgtgagaaagaaaaagctgaggatattaaagaaaaagatgcaTGGAAATCTGCATTGGCAAAAGCAAGTGGTGAAAAA GTTAAAGATGATCCAGAATTGCTAAAGCGCACTATAAAACGGAATGAACAGAAAAAGAAGCATAGTGCAAAGAAATGGAATTCCAGGATTGAGAATGTACAAAAATCTATTCAAGAAAGACAAGAAAAAcgacaagaaaatattatgaagagaaaaaaagaaaagaaagtaaataaattgaagaaaGCAGCGAAGAAAGGACGCGGATTTATATCcggattttaa